The sequence TGAATGAAATTGCGATTCCACTTCGAAGGAAagtaatttcaatttgCTTTCATTTGCAATTAGAATGTTATTGTTTGGGTCTATGTCTAAATGAGAGAAAGACGTTTCGTTGTTTGTGCAGTTTGGGACTTCGAAATAGTTTGagtataatttttttgtgGTGTAGTAGTCATTGAAATCCTCTGAACATTTCCGTAACTGTTGTTTTTGTCTATTGTTAGTGTATGAGTATTTGTTTGTGACTTTATTTTTGAGTCTGAGCTCATTACGTTTTGGAATGGCAATTGCATTGTTTCTGAATATGTTGCTTGGGCAGTAGTAGTCTGACATTGTTGGGCAATTGACTCGAGGTGAACAAAAGCGAAAACAGGACGTAagagaaaagaaatatgGGATGCACATAATATGATTGAAAAGAGGGGAGTTTATATAGATGTGTAGTCGATTGCGAGCCTAAGAAAAAGAGATACCATTGACCCCAGCAACATCAAAAGTAAATAGAGCCAGTCCGATACGACAGTGTGTCGCAGCGTTTGTGTCACCAGCACCGTGCCAGCAACTTGCCAGCATGTAAACACCAGCACGCCCAGCGCTGCTCCCGCGGGCGGCCCCGCGGGAGCAGCGCGACGCGTCACAAAAGAACCCGAAAACCAAACCCCGCGTCGCGCTGTGACAGACGCAATTTTTGTGACGCTCCCTGAAACACCGGTCCGTCCATAGTGACACACACATGTGTGTGTGTCACCATACGCTCGGGGATCACCCACAGGAGCCGACCGGACACTACACGCACCGCCACAAATACACTCACACCGATGTACACAGTGGCCAACTCGGGCCAATCGACAACAGGCGATTGGCCCACCCCCCACGACGCTGTCCCGGCACACCccacccataccccccaGTAGCCGCTTACCCTCCTTGCACCCACACCCACCGCTTACCCGCCCACCCGCCTCGTTCTCGCCCTTTGTCCGCCCGCATCGTACACAGCGACGCCGCCAACCACAGCGGAAAAACTGCCGCGGTCCCTCGCCGCCGACCGCATAGTAAGAAGTGATCAGCCCAGAGCCAGAGCCAGACACGCGCAGACCGACACAACAGACAGCGAAATTGAGTTCATTTTTTCGAAACCAGACCGTTAGACAACCGGTTTATCCCTCTTTAccttttatttcaattctcGTACTACTGGTTTTGATAATTTGGCAAACTAGCAAATAAGCAAATAAGCAAACATCTCCTACAACGACTTTTACTTCTTGATTCAAATCAGACGTTTTACAACTGACTAATGGTTCCTATAAACTCCTATGTAATTCATACGTATGCTAACAGTTCTGTATCCACGTACACTCACTTATATAATACAATACACATCTTGACTTATTTATACACGTCGATTCTCAACGTGTTGGTTTTATATTCTTTCGGAGGTGCTGCTACAAATAGGGACATACAGAGGTTTTTGTTATCAACTGTTATCTTtgcacacacacacatatataccTTTACAACGGTTTTGCAATCACTCcaacaatatattatatatagtCACCGGCAATGCCTTGCTCAATCTCTGTCAAATTGGTCGCTGCAGAGTCCCTGTACAAGAGAGATGTGTTCAGATCTCCAGATCCTTTCGCTGTTCTGACTATAGATGGTTATCAAACTAAATCGACAACTGCTGCTAAGAAGACTTTGAATCCCTATTGGAATGAGACTTTCAAATTCAAGGATGTCAATGAAAACTCCATTTTGACGGTTCAAGTCTTTGATCagaaaaaattcaaaaagaaagacCAAGGTTTTCTGGGTGtcatcaatattaaaatcacAGATGTTTTGAATTTAGATTCTAACGACACTTACAACAGTAACGAAGAAACGATCACCAgagatttgaaaaaatcgAATGACAACATGGCTGTGAGTGGCAGGTTGATCGTCGTCCTGTCGAAAGTTCCAAATTCAACCTCTTCTGCCACCACCAGTAACACAAGAACAACTAGTCGATCGAGTAGAGCAAGAAGTTCTGCTTCCAATGCAACTGTCGGCGCCACAGCCAACAGAACTGGTTCATCTGCAGGAGGATCTGCTGCAACTGCTGCAACTAATAATAGTACAACGGCAGCTAATGGCAATAACAACATCACTACAAGTACGTCAAGGAATACCACAACGCCAGCATCCGCATCGAATGAAGCTTCCAACACAGAAAGTAACTCAGCAAACAACAATACCACACACCAATTATCTTCTTTTGAAGACCAATACGGCAGATTACCTCCAGGATGGGAAAGAAGAACTGATAATTTCGGTAGAACATATTATGTTGATCATAATACAAGAACCACTACATGGAAAAGACCGACCTTCGATCAAACTGAAAACACTGCTAACAGTTTACAAAACACAGAATTAGAAAGAATACAGCATAGAGGAAGAACTTTACCAGAAAGTTCCTCAGCGTCAGCTTCGAATTCTAATCAAGATATTACTGTCAATACAAATAACAATTCGCAAACTCCAGCAATCAACGGttctgctgctgctgcaTTGGCCGCTACAGGTGCTACCACTTCGGGTTTAGGGGAATTACCTTCAGGCTGGGAGCAAAGGTTCACTCCAGAAGGTAGAGCTTATTTTGTCGATCACAACACGAGAACTACTACCTGGGTCGATCCTAGAAGACAACAATACATCAGAACCTACGGTCCGACAAATACAACTATTCAACAACAACCAGTGTCGCAATTGGGTCCATTACCTTCTGGTTGGGAAATGCGTTTAACAAATACAGCAAGAGTTTACTTCGTTGACCATAATACTAAGACTACCACGTGGGATGATCCAAGATTACCATCCTCCCTAGACCAAAACGTTCCACAATATAAGCGTGATTTCAGACGTAAGGTAATATACTTTAGATCTCAACCAGCTCTAAGAATTTTACCAGGTCAATGTCATATTAAAGTGAGAAGAAAGAACATCTTCGAAGATGCTTATCAAGAAATTATGAGACAAACTCCAGAAGATTTGAAGAAGAGATTGATGATTAAATTTGATGGTGAAGAAGGTTTGGATTACGGTGGTGTTTCAAGagaattctttttcttattatcCCATGAAATGTTTAACCCATTTTACTGTCTATTCGAATACTCTGCTCATGATAATTACACAATTCAAATCAATCCAAATTCGGCCATTAACCCAGAACATCTAAACTATTTCAAGTTTATTGGTAGAGTTGTTGGTTTAGGTGTATTCCACAGAAGATTCCTTGATGCTTTCTTTGTCGGTGCTCTATACAAAATGATCTTACGTAAAAAAGTTATTTTACAAGATATGGAAGGCGTTGACGCTGAAGTACATAACTCATTGAAATGGATGCTCGAGAATGATATTGAGGGTATCTTAGATCTTACATTTAGTGCTGATGATGAAAGATTTGGTGAACTAGTAACAATAGATCTAAAACCAGACGGAAGAAATATCGAAGTTActaatgaaaacaaaaaagaatatattgagCTATATACGCAATGGAAGATATATGATAGAGTTCAGGAGCAATTTAAAGCATTCATGGATGGTTTCAACGAATTGATACCAGAAGATTTGGTCACTGTGTTCGATGAACGTGAACTAGAATTATTAATCGGTGGTATTGCTGAAATAGATGTTGAAGATTGGAAGAAACACACCGATTATCGTGGGTACCAAGAGTCCGATGAAGTTATTCAATGGTTTTGGAAATGTATCACTGAATGGGATAATGAACAAAGAGCTCGTCTATTGCAATTCACAACTGGTACCTCTCGTATTCCTGTTAATGGTTTCAAAGATTTACAAGGTTCCGATGGTCCAAGAAGatttacaattgaaaaagcTGGTGAATCAAACCAATTACCAAAGTCACATACATGTTTCAACAGAGTTGATTTACCACCATATGATGTATATGATAGtctaaaacaaaaattaactCTGGCAGTAGAAGAAACTATTGGTTTCGGTCAAGAATAGTCAAtacttatttttatttgttctttCACATAGTATACTTAATATCCATTGAAAATTTCACTAATCATCTACTAAATTATCACTTCcaaacaaaattatttgtataaattaaaatttaatgacCAAAGAAATATGTAAGAGTATAACATCATGTTCTGTATTTCAGATTTTCTATAACAGTCATTCTAAATGTTCAATTAgaatgttttaaatatcaataaattcatCTAGATTTCTAATCGCAAGGTCCAAAAACAAAACCTGATTGCAAATTATATGTAAAATTtatgaaataatataatggtgtatatattaaaagataCATGCTCATATTAAATACATGATGTATATATTcgattttttttatttaatataaaatggtTGGTTATATGACTATTTGTAACTAGTATGTTAATGAGTGAATGAATGAgtaaaatatgaataaaaataaaggtTAATAAAACGaatgaatgaatgaatgaatgaatgaatgaatgaatGAGTGAGTGAGTAATATGTAtgaatgataatataataacttaGTTACCACATAATGAAGGCTTCgataatattttctcagtttatttttgtacaaaataaaaatatgacTCCGGTGAAAATAATCAAGTTTACGTTACAACTTATAATTGAAGATATGTTCTTGCAAAATTCTTCTAacatattcaataaataataaatgaacGCCAAAGCATAAAATTAGGCAAATGCTGatctatttttttagttagttcaaatgattcaaaataatatatataaatatcatcatttgcTAATTAAAAGGGTATTGTTGGCTAGAAAAATCtactttattaaaattaggAGTAATATCATTAGTGTTACCTATGAACGCCTTATTAATACCAGTATCAAATCTACTAGAAGCTTTCTCAAaaccattatttttttcataagCGTTAAAATAACTTGATTCTGGATATCCCATGCTATCctttgaattatatatattttcattcataGGCTgtaacaaattcaaatctAATTTAGATAAAGGTCTGGATATCGCATTTACGTCATATGCTGGCGCTTCGTAATGGTTTTGAGTGTACTGGTTGATCTTCTGGTCATAGTTATGATTGCCGGTATAGTTATAGTGGTGTTTAGAATATGAATAAGAACTATTGTTATTAGAGTTCCTATTTTGTGTTTTGTTAAAAGGTTTTTTGTGATTATTCTTTGGTAATGAGCTATGTTTAGTATGCTTGCTCTTAGTAACCTCAGAAATTTGTTGATTATCGGTTGGTAATATGTTACATTCGGATGTTAAATCAGAGATTTGAACACCTTTAAATTCGGCAAAATCCTTGACTTtagatttaattttcttgGCATAAGAAGTAGCCTTAATGCTTGGTAATAGTTCTTTTGTCAAAAAGATTAAATGTGTTATTTTAGTGCTTAACTCACGTTTGAATTTTTCGAATGCCTGAGATTTGGAATCTTTTTCAGAGGTTGGGTCCATTTTATCGATTGGCGTATAATCCAATAAAgttgaataatttttgacATCCAATAACGTTTGTAATGTATAATTACCATAATTATCTCTGATTAACACATTCAAATTTGcagtaaatatttcaattattgaaattaatatttccaTGACATTTGGTACAAGATCATCTTGATTTGGAATTACATTTGAACAATTAGCTGATTTTGTAATGACAACATAAAGAATCTTGATAATCTTTTCAATGACGTTCGATGAAAACTTCATACATGATAATTGTGgtaaattattagataattttttgtacGTCTCAGGTAAAAAGTAAAACTTCAACTCATCTGTATCCAATAAGAATTGAACGATATAGTTACCAAACTGATCATTGATTAACTTTGGTAGATATTCAATGATGTTCATGGAAATCTTCAAAGTTTGTTGTAACTTACAAATAcctaataatttttgaagaacACAACAACCGTGCTTATGAGTGGAAATATGTACGATATTATTGCCAGTATTAATTACATcaattagaaaattcaattttgatggttgaaatttaaaaatacattTTTGAATGACGTGGTTACCATTTAAGTCGTTGATTATCTTTACAACTTGATCCGTTGAAATGTATTCCCTGTTACTGAAACCATCAATAATCATATCGATCTGGTAATCTTCTTCAGCAACATCGATGATTTTCTGCAATGATCTAGTACCATATTGATTGATTGAAATTTGATACATATTTGTGTAGATTGCCTGAATTAAGATGGTCTTTTGATCAGTGGTTAGGTAATAGCACAGTTTTTGGACTAAGTAATTTCCAAATGGATCCAAAATAAGATCAAGGAAATGATCTCTTGTTTGATCGAACAATAAATCTCTGActttatttgaatcattgatgtttttatcctctaattttttttgcaaaAATCTACAGCCATATTGATCTGTTGACAAACTTAAAAAATCGAGTTCTTCCAAAGGTCTAGAATTGATCTCATTCATATTAGCGAGGGGCTTATCAGTATTAACAGATTTCTTTGACATAGGCAATGTTTTCGTCTTAAAAGAAGATTCATGCGAGGTAGTTAACAATTGTGGTTGAATGTTTTGCACCCCGTTGGAATATTCCAGCGGAACAATATTGTTTGAGAGCTCATTATTATGTTTGCCATTGTTCGACAAGATAGCATTCATGTTTGAATTTGTTGGTGCTAATTGGTTTGTATTAATGCCCAATGGTGCATTAATAGGAAAAGGCATGTAATTAGTGTTATGCAAAACatcaaattcattgatcAGAGGCAAATTGGTGCCTTTATTGAAACTAATGGGTGTACTCTGAGAtgttgatgatgatgaattgTTAGTGGAAgaattgtttatataaagTGCAGAATTTTGACTTGAACCACCTAAAAAATTTCCGTCcat comes from Tetrapisispora phaffii CBS 4417 chromosome 4, complete genome and encodes:
- the TPHA0D01040 gene encoding Pumilio-family RNA binding repeat-containing protein (similar to Saccharomyces cerevisiae MPT5 (YGL178W); ancestral locus Anc_8.136) yields the protein MQNNARHQHQLSVNSVQSLIEPTTPPSLGQMNNKRFHQKTQSLDLSNFNQFMSATANNQTNKFNNSSPLLYTNGVPSSFNMDGNFLGGSSQNSALYINNSSTNNSSSSTSQSTPISFNKGTNLPLINEFDVLHNTNYMPFPINAPLGINTNQLAPTNSNMNAILSNNGKHNNELSNNIVPLEYSNGVQNIQPQLLTTSHESSFKTKTLPMSKKSVNTDKPLANMNEINSRPLEELDFLSLSTDQYGCRFLQKKLEDKNINDSNKVRDLLFDQTRDHFLDLILDPFGNYLVQKLCYYLTTDQKTILIQAIYTNMYQISINQYGTRSLQKIIDVAEEDYQIDMIIDGFSNREYISTDQVVKIINDLNGNHVIQKCIFKFQPSKLNFLIDVINTGNNIVHISTHKHGCCVLQKLLGICKLQQTLKISMNIIEYLPKLINDQFGNYIVQFLLDTDELKFYFLPETYKKLSNNLPQLSCMKFSSNVIEKIIKILYVVITKSANCSNVIPNQDDLVPNVMEILISIIEIFTANLNVLIRDNYGNYTLQTLLDVKNYSTLLDYTPIDKMDPTSEKDSKSQAFEKFKRELSTKITHLIFLTKELLPSIKATSYAKKIKSKVKDFAEFKGVQISDLTSECNILPTDNQQISEVTKSKHTKHSSLPKNNHKKPFNKTQNRNSNNNSSYSYSKHHYNYTGNHNYDQKINQYTQNHYEAPAYDVNAISRPLSKLDLNLLQPMNENIYNSKDSMGYPESSYFNAYEKNNGFEKASSRFDTGINKAFIGNTNDITPNFNKVDFSSQQYPFN
- the TPHA0D01020 gene encoding uncharacterized protein; translated protein: MGGVCRDSVVGGGPIACCRLARVGHCVHRCECICGGACSVRSAPVGDPRAYGDTHTCVCHYGRTGVSGSVTKIASVTARRGVWFSGSFVTRRAAPAGPPAGAALGVLVFTCWQVAGTVLVTQTLRHTVVSDWLYLLLMLLGSMVSLFLRLAIDYTSI
- the RSP5 gene encoding NEDD4 family E3 ubiquitin-protein ligase (similar to Saccharomyces cerevisiae RSP5 (YER125W); ancestral locus Anc_8.134); protein product: MPCSISVKLVAAESLYKRDVFRSPDPFAVLTIDGYQTKSTTAAKKTLNPYWNETFKFKDVNENSILTVQVFDQKKFKKKDQGFLGVINIKITDVLNLDSNDTYNSNEETITRDLKKSNDNMAVSGRLIVVLSKVPNSTSSATTSNTRTTSRSSRARSSASNATVGATANRTGSSAGGSAATAATNNSTTAANGNNNITTSTSRNTTTPASASNEASNTESNSANNNTTHQLSSFEDQYGRLPPGWERRTDNFGRTYYVDHNTRTTTWKRPTFDQTENTANSLQNTELERIQHRGRTLPESSSASASNSNQDITVNTNNNSQTPAINGSAAAALAATGATTSGLGELPSGWEQRFTPEGRAYFVDHNTRTTTWVDPRRQQYIRTYGPTNTTIQQQPVSQLGPLPSGWEMRLTNTARVYFVDHNTKTTTWDDPRLPSSLDQNVPQYKRDFRRKVIYFRSQPALRILPGQCHIKVRRKNIFEDAYQEIMRQTPEDLKKRLMIKFDGEEGLDYGGVSREFFFLLSHEMFNPFYCLFEYSAHDNYTIQINPNSAINPEHLNYFKFIGRVVGLGVFHRRFLDAFFVGALYKMILRKKVILQDMEGVDAEVHNSLKWMLENDIEGILDLTFSADDERFGELVTIDLKPDGRNIEVTNENKKEYIELYTQWKIYDRVQEQFKAFMDGFNELIPEDLVTVFDERELELLIGGIAEIDVEDWKKHTDYRGYQESDEVIQWFWKCITEWDNEQRARLLQFTTGTSRIPVNGFKDLQGSDGPRRFTIEKAGESNQLPKSHTCFNRVDLPPYDVYDSLKQKLTLAVEETIGFGQE